A part of Caldicellulosiruptor owensensis OL genomic DNA contains:
- the aroE gene encoding shikimate dehydrogenase, whose amino-acid sequence MKKLFLIGKSLKHSISPFIHNRILSELGIDAVYSNVELSDFVKLKEFVEMVRKDKDVVGFNITIPYKEDILEFCDEVSEDVRIIKAANTVKKKNGKLLAYNTDWIGFKRSLEDIGVDVKDKKILVLGSGGAAKACIYGLYRMGVKEVFVTNRTYEKTESIKSLFEDILKIIPVEWLKKYDFKYDIIINTTSVGMFPNIENSPFDFENYVAGIPVFVYDIIYNPLKTTFLKEAEIRGIKTGNGLKMLVYQAVEAEKIWFGGIDITSNLIAEILNECERKVAKVE is encoded by the coding sequence ATGAAAAAACTTTTTTTGATTGGCAAAAGCTTAAAACACTCAATTTCACCTTTTATTCATAACAGAATTCTGTCTGAATTGGGCATTGACGCGGTTTATTCAAATGTCGAACTCTCTGATTTTGTAAAGCTAAAAGAATTTGTAGAGATGGTGAGAAAAGATAAGGATGTTGTTGGGTTTAATATAACAATTCCTTATAAGGAAGATATTTTGGAGTTTTGTGATGAAGTTTCAGAAGATGTCAGAATAATAAAAGCTGCAAACACTGTGAAGAAAAAAAATGGGAAGCTTTTGGCTTACAATACAGACTGGATAGGGTTTAAAAGAAGCTTGGAGGATATAGGGGTTGACGTAAAAGACAAAAAAATATTGGTGCTCGGTAGCGGTGGTGCAGCAAAAGCTTGCATCTATGGACTTTACAGGATGGGTGTAAAAGAGGTATTTGTTACAAACAGGACATATGAGAAGACAGAGAGTATAAAAAGTCTTTTTGAAGACATTTTAAAAATAATTCCAGTGGAGTGGTTAAAAAAGTATGATTTTAAATACGATATAATTATTAACACAACATCTGTGGGAATGTTTCCGAATATTGAAAACAGTCCTTTTGACTTTGAAAACTATGTGGCTGGCATACCAGTTTTTGTATATGATATAATATACAATCCTCTTAAAACCACCTTTTTGAAAGAGGCTGAAATAAGAGGAATAAAGACTGGAAACGGACTTAAGATGCTTGTGTACCAGGCAGTTGAAGCTGAAAAGATTTGGTTTGGTGGCATTGATATTACCTCAAATTTGATTGCTGAAATACTGAATGAGTGTGAGAGGAAAGTAGCAAAAGTTGAATAG
- a CDS encoding YqeG family HAD IIIA-type phosphatase, with translation MLKKFKPDMICKSVLDINLETLAKRGIRYLIIDIDNTLVAWREFEVKDEIINWLEKIQKMGFKICLVSNNQKYRVEKIENMLGIPAIYNAKKPLKSGFLKASQLLHQGKKNHQTAVIGDQFFTDVIGAKRLNLFVVLVRPLKEKEFFVTRINRIFEKKILKYYEKDEKE, from the coding sequence ATGCTAAAGAAGTTCAAACCTGACATGATATGTAAAAGCGTATTAGACATTAACCTTGAAACTCTTGCAAAAAGAGGAATAAGGTATCTTATTATCGATATAGACAATACCTTAGTGGCGTGGAGAGAGTTTGAGGTAAAAGACGAGATTATTAATTGGCTTGAAAAGATACAGAAGATGGGTTTTAAGATTTGCCTTGTTTCAAATAACCAGAAATATAGGGTAGAGAAGATAGAAAATATGCTTGGAATTCCTGCCATCTATAATGCTAAAAAGCCTTTGAAGTCTGGATTTTTGAAAGCATCGCAGTTGCTTCATCAGGGCAAGAAAAATCATCAAACAGCTGTGATAGGTGATCAGTTCTTCACAGATGTCATAGGCGCAAAAAGGTTAAACCTCTTTGTGGTATTGGTCCGACCATTAAAAGAAAAGGAGTTTTTTGTAACAAGGATAAACAGGATTTTTGAAAAGAAAATATTAAAGTACTACGAAAAGGATGAGAAGGAATGA
- a CDS encoding C40 family peptidase: protein MNFRCLIAIILGILLMFFSANAFAQSAQAKSTINIRSAPSTSSKILGVFPKGFKAQVLSNAGGWVKISYDGIVGYVKSDYITITNEKRSTVSNTSRASTAKTTAKAAQATVLKDNARLRSDMSTSSKILKTFKSGSKVYVLSREQNGWVKVKTLDGTVGYMAYYLLKMPFELASKTVSRGGFERINAETFENLSLAHRILEFAQRFYGVRYSYGGTSPSTGFDCSGFVQFVFKNFGIHLERTAAGMAMANGIRVSYNEIRPGDLLFFDTNGGKNYINHVGIYLGDGKFIHASSAKRRVIITDLNSFYGRFYMMAKRVIK, encoded by the coding sequence ATGAATTTTAGATGTTTAATAGCTATAATTCTGGGAATTTTACTGATGTTTTTTTCTGCAAATGCCTTTGCCCAGTCAGCCCAGGCAAAATCCACAATAAATATAAGAAGTGCGCCTTCGACAAGTAGTAAGATTTTGGGAGTTTTCCCCAAAGGGTTTAAAGCTCAAGTTTTGTCAAATGCAGGCGGATGGGTAAAGATTTCGTATGATGGAATTGTTGGGTATGTAAAGTCTGATTACATAACTATTACAAATGAAAAAAGGAGCACAGTTTCAAATACTTCAAGGGCAAGTACAGCAAAAACGACTGCTAAAGCTGCGCAAGCTACAGTTTTAAAAGATAATGCGCGTTTGAGAAGTGATATGTCAACCTCATCAAAGATATTAAAAACATTTAAAAGTGGCAGCAAAGTCTATGTTTTATCAAGAGAACAAAATGGCTGGGTTAAGGTAAAGACGCTTGATGGCACAGTAGGATATATGGCTTATTATCTTCTGAAGATGCCATTTGAGCTTGCATCAAAAACAGTGTCACGTGGTGGTTTTGAAAGAATTAATGCAGAAACTTTTGAAAATCTTAGCCTGGCACATAGAATTTTGGAGTTTGCTCAAAGATTTTATGGTGTAAGGTACTCATACGGTGGAACATCGCCATCAACTGGTTTTGACTGTTCAGGGTTTGTTCAGTTTGTGTTTAAGAACTTTGGGATACATTTAGAAAGAACTGCAGCTGGTATGGCAATGGCAAATGGGATAAGGGTTTCTTATAATGAAATAAGACCTGGAGATTTACTCTTTTTTGATACAAACGGTGGGAAAAATTATATAAATCATGTTGGAATATATTTGGGAGATGGTAAGTTTATACATGCATCAAGTGCAAAAAGAAGAGTTATAATAACAGATTTAAATTCTTTTTATGGAAGATTTTATATGATGGCAAAGAGAGTTATTAAATAA
- a CDS encoding lactate utilization protein: protein MNPNKAWWIDTNFETVKKNLEARNFECFVVEKKEDVVPLLEKLISKGSVVSCGGSMTLFECGVIDFLRNGNYSFLDRYKEGITPEELGEIYRKSFWADYYLMSTNAITLDGKLINIDGNGNRLAALLFGPKNVIVIAGKNKLVLNEEQGLLRVRNIASPMNSKRLSRNTPCTHDGKCHDCLSGDSICSHIVVTRRSPAKGRIKVVLVKEDMGF, encoded by the coding sequence ATGAATCCAAACAAAGCATGGTGGATAGATACAAACTTTGAAACTGTAAAGAAAAACTTGGAAGCAAGAAACTTTGAATGTTTTGTTGTCGAGAAAAAAGAAGATGTTGTGCCTCTTTTAGAAAAGCTCATTTCAAAAGGCAGTGTAGTATCGTGCGGTGGGTCAATGACACTTTTTGAGTGTGGTGTGATAGATTTTCTGAGAAATGGCAATTACAGCTTTTTGGACAGATACAAAGAAGGAATAACACCTGAGGAGCTTGGTGAGATTTACAGAAAATCTTTCTGGGCTGACTACTATCTTATGTCAACAAACGCAATAACACTTGACGGAAAGCTTATAAACATAGATGGAAACGGCAACAGGCTTGCAGCGCTTCTTTTTGGTCCTAAAAATGTAATAGTGATTGCTGGCAAGAACAAACTTGTTTTAAACGAGGAGCAAGGTTTGTTGAGGGTAAGAAATATTGCATCTCCCATGAACTCAAAAAGACTTTCTCGAAATACACCCTGCACCCATGACGGAAAATGCCATGATTGTTTAAGTGGCGATAGTATCTGCAGCCATATTGTTGTAACAAGAAGGTCTCCAGCGAAGGGAAGGATTAAGGTTGTACTGGTCAAAGAAGACATGGGTTTTTAA
- a CDS encoding ABC transporter ATP-binding protein — protein sequence MYRIMPLFVENLKCGYSYPIVEIDGKLKFEEGKVYGFVGPNGSGKSTLIKALAGLVKIFEGRICFGDVQINKLSDIERAKLISYMPQHIFSSFPFTVLDVVMMGRFPYEKSRFFATYESKKIAEEKIEQVELSSKKLSSILKISGGERQRTSFARVLAQSSKVLLLDEPNSNLDISHQEKILRIAKQEALNGKIVIMAIHNLKIAAKVCDSIVIMKHGKIVDIGRPDEVLNQQNIKKVYDVDAVVYKNPFGIFDIELIQREDPKAVHVHVVAGGGSAQLLYRMLVEMGCKVTTGVLSTNDTDFETAQLFSIYTVFTKPFMPIGEKEYIENVQLIKKADLCVLCNIPFGVQNLKNLEALRYANKLCIIEEEDISKRDFTGGLATNLYNELKKRALVVSSVERLKDYVLKEKEI from the coding sequence GTGTATAGAATAATGCCTCTTTTTGTTGAGAACCTTAAATGCGGTTACTCTTATCCTATTGTTGAGATAGATGGAAAGCTTAAGTTCGAAGAAGGAAAAGTCTATGGATTTGTAGGACCAAACGGAAGTGGTAAAAGTACACTGATAAAGGCTTTAGCAGGGCTTGTCAAAATTTTTGAAGGCAGGATTTGTTTTGGTGATGTGCAGATAAACAAGCTTTCTGACATAGAAAGAGCAAAACTTATTTCATACATGCCACAGCACATCTTTTCAAGCTTTCCGTTTACAGTTCTTGATGTTGTGATGATGGGAAGATTTCCCTATGAAAAGAGCAGGTTCTTTGCTACCTACGAGAGCAAAAAAATTGCAGAGGAGAAAATAGAGCAGGTTGAACTTTCCAGTAAAAAACTTTCGAGTATATTGAAGATTTCAGGTGGTGAGAGGCAAAGGACTTCCTTTGCACGTGTGCTTGCTCAAAGTAGCAAAGTTTTGCTTTTGGATGAGCCAAATTCAAATCTTGACATCTCTCACCAGGAAAAGATTTTGAGAATTGCAAAACAAGAAGCACTAAATGGCAAGATTGTCATAATGGCAATTCACAATCTAAAAATTGCGGCTAAAGTGTGCGATAGTATTGTTATAATGAAACACGGCAAGATAGTAGATATTGGAAGACCAGATGAAGTTCTAAACCAGCAGAACATCAAAAAGGTGTACGACGTTGACGCAGTTGTTTACAAAAATCCCTTTGGGATATTTGATATAGAACTTATCCAGAGAGAAGACCCAAAAGCTGTGCACGTTCATGTTGTTGCAGGAGGTGGGAGCGCACAACTTCTTTACAGGATGCTGGTTGAAATGGGATGCAAGGTGACAACAGGCGTTCTTTCTACAAACGACACAGACTTTGAAACAGCTCAGCTTTTTTCTATTTATACAGTTTTTACAAAACCTTTTATGCCAATTGGAGAAAAAGAGTACATTGAAAATGTCCAGCTTATAAAAAAAGCAGACCTGTGCGTGCTGTGCAACATCCCGTTTGGTGTTCAGAACCTGAAAAACTTAGAGGCGCTGAGATATGCTAATAAGCTTTGCATAATTGAAGAGGAGGATATTTCAAAGCGCGATTTTACAGGCGGTTTGGCAACAAATCTTTACAATGAGTTAAAGAAAAGAGCATTAGTTGTATCAAGCGTTGAGCGTTTGAAAGATTATGTCTTAAAAGAAAAAGAAATATAA
- a CDS encoding FecCD family ABC transporter permease, protein MKKVLIILFFLLLAVFIISIGVGSVFIPPLRVLKALLSLIGINLGRVNDTDLTIVGQIRLPRIIIAMIVGMSLALAGALVQGLYRNPMADPGIIGTSSGASFGAIVCIAFSLNTINIFYLPLFAFAGALFISFLVYKLSTKNNKTPITNLILIGIAVSTFVSSINSLILSNINQYQVSEYIFWMLGSLDGRSWVHVKISFIPLCILILYSLLFAKRINILILGEEESFTIGVNPEQLKKSLLLLVSLITGIAVSVSGPISFVGLIVPHMIRFIVGSDYRRLIPASILSGGIFLIVCDTIARALFSPVEVKVGIITSLVGVPYFLYLLKKRENEVSV, encoded by the coding sequence TTGAAAAAGGTTTTGATTATTTTATTCTTTCTGCTTTTAGCAGTGTTTATAATATCCATAGGGGTGGGAAGTGTTTTTATCCCTCCCCTTCGTGTTTTAAAAGCACTTTTATCGCTCATAGGCATCAATTTAGGTCGGGTGAATGATACGGATTTGACAATTGTCGGGCAAATAAGACTTCCAAGAATAATAATTGCTATGATTGTTGGGATGAGCTTGGCCTTAGCAGGTGCGCTTGTTCAAGGACTTTACAGAAATCCTATGGCAGACCCAGGAATTATTGGAACCTCAAGCGGTGCAAGTTTTGGTGCCATAGTATGTATAGCCTTTTCGCTCAACACCATAAACATATTTTATTTACCATTGTTTGCTTTTGCAGGTGCACTTTTTATTTCGTTTTTAGTGTACAAGCTTTCAACCAAGAACAACAAAACGCCCATTACAAACCTCATTTTAATTGGTATTGCAGTTTCAACTTTTGTGTCTTCCATAAACTCTTTGATTCTTTCTAACATAAATCAGTATCAGGTAAGTGAATATATATTTTGGATGCTCGGGAGTTTAGACGGACGAAGCTGGGTGCATGTAAAGATTAGTTTTATTCCTCTTTGTATATTGATACTGTATTCTTTGCTTTTTGCAAAGAGAATAAACATTTTAATACTTGGAGAAGAAGAAAGCTTTACAATTGGAGTAAATCCAGAACAGCTAAAAAAAAGCTTGCTTCTTCTTGTTTCGCTTATAACAGGGATAGCGGTTTCGGTCTCAGGACCGATTAGTTTTGTTGGGTTAATTGTCCCCCACATGATAAGATTCATTGTTGGGAGCGATTATAGAAGGTTGATACCTGCTTCAATCTTAAGTGGCGGGATATTTTTGATTGTGTGTGATACAATTGCAAGAGCATTGTTTTCACCGGTTGAAGTAAAGGTGGGCATAATAACCTCTTTAGTAGGGGTACCATACTTTTTGTACCTTCTGAAAAAGCGTGAAAATGAGGTGAGTGTATAG
- a CDS encoding ABC transporter substrate-binding protein gives MLMKFSKKLVAIVVLIAFAVALIPFYSHAADFPVTVKDGKGYSITVKQKPQRILSLALQTDEILLNMVSANRIVGLSIFADDKNNSNVVNLAKNVKGRYSSNDIEKIIAANPDLVIVPYYIDKSKYDLLKKGLKCPIYVSLNPNSIANIKQEIINLSKLTGEIQKGQVLIKYMDDKINFVQKKVKYLKKKKYVLFYTYYFNSTYGKNTTQHEIAKYAGVINIAAVAGLKGWPTISKEQILEWDPDIIVIPSASYNPKKTSQQYVEEFKKDPAFKNLKAVKNNSVIILDDRHVQTVSHYIVEGIYDLAKAAYPYLFK, from the coding sequence ATGCTGATGAAGTTTTCTAAAAAGTTAGTTGCAATAGTTGTTTTAATTGCATTTGCGGTAGCTTTAATTCCATTTTATTCTCATGCTGCTGACTTTCCTGTCACAGTCAAGGATGGAAAGGGGTATAGCATAACTGTAAAACAGAAACCTCAAAGGATTTTGTCGCTTGCGCTTCAGACAGATGAGATTTTGCTCAATATGGTGTCTGCTAACAGAATTGTTGGGCTTTCTATATTTGCTGATGACAAGAACAATTCGAATGTCGTAAATCTTGCTAAGAATGTAAAAGGCAGATATTCGAGCAACGACATTGAAAAGATAATTGCGGCAAATCCTGACCTTGTGATAGTGCCTTATTACATTGACAAGTCAAAGTACGACCTTTTGAAGAAAGGTCTTAAATGTCCTATATATGTCAGCTTAAATCCAAATTCGATTGCAAATATCAAACAAGAAATTATAAATCTTTCAAAGCTAACTGGTGAAATCCAGAAAGGCCAGGTTCTTATAAAGTACATGGACGATAAAATTAACTTTGTGCAAAAAAAGGTAAAATACTTGAAAAAAAAGAAGTATGTGCTCTTTTACACATACTATTTCAACTCAACATATGGCAAAAATACAACCCAGCATGAGATAGCAAAGTATGCAGGAGTTATAAATATAGCAGCTGTTGCGGGATTAAAAGGCTGGCCAACTATTTCAAAAGAACAAATTTTGGAGTGGGACCCTGACATCATTGTTATTCCATCTGCGTCGTACAATCCAAAAAAGACTTCTCAGCAGTACGTAGAGGAGTTCAAAAAAGACCCTGCTTTCAAAAACCTGAAAGCTGTAAAGAACAACAGTGTAATTATTCTTGATGATAGGCACGTTCAAACAGTTTCGCACTATATTGTTGAAGGTATTTATGACTTGGCAAAAGCTGCGTATCCGTATCTTTTCAAATAA
- a CDS encoding glycine cleavage system protein H, with the protein MLYGERLLFGDMWVEVNGSIASVGITKNLEMELGDIVMFEFFKTSGYIQQGEEFARIESIYKTYTLKSPVSGYIRWVNRELPFDPTLLNLLPEETEIISIDIQQLV; encoded by the coding sequence ATGCTGTATGGTGAGAGGCTTCTTTTTGGGGATATGTGGGTTGAAGTTAATGGCTCGATTGCTTCGGTAGGTATAACTAAAAATTTGGAGATGGAACTTGGTGACATTGTGATGTTTGAGTTCTTCAAGACATCAGGGTATATTCAACAAGGAGAGGAGTTTGCAAGAATTGAGTCAATCTACAAGACGTACACCTTGAAATCCCCAGTGAGTGGTTATATAAGGTGGGTAAACCGTGAGCTTCCTTTTGATCCTACTTTATTAAATTTATTACCAGAAGAAACAGAAATAATTAGTATAGACATCCAGCAACTTGTGTGA
- a CDS encoding TlpA family protein disulfide reductase: protein MLNNRSKSVIFILTSAILIGLLVYQIMSHSRENAAADGIVNFKLVSVDGKEFSLSDFRGKKVLLNFFATWCPPCRAEIPDFERFHRENKDVVLIGINIQEDKATVEEFLSLMGVTYPVLLDRDGKVSAQFGIEGIPTTFLIDENGKIVAKNVGMMTYEQLKKFAGK from the coding sequence ATGTTGAATAATAGAAGCAAAAGTGTTATCTTTATATTGACAAGCGCCATTTTGATTGGGCTTTTAGTATACCAGATTATGTCGCACTCAAGAGAGAATGCAGCTGCCGATGGTATAGTTAATTTCAAGCTTGTATCAGTAGATGGCAAAGAGTTTTCATTATCAGATTTTAGAGGAAAAAAGGTTTTGCTCAACTTTTTTGCAACATGGTGTCCACCCTGCAGGGCTGAGATACCCGATTTTGAAAGATTCCATCGCGAAAACAAAGATGTTGTTTTGATTGGCATTAACATTCAAGAGGATAAAGCAACAGTTGAGGAATTCTTAAGTTTAATGGGAGTTACGTACCCAGTACTTCTTGACAGGGATGGGAAGGTTTCTGCACAGTTTGGGATTGAAGGAATACCCACAACATTTTTGATTGACGAAAATGGCAAGATAGTTGCAAAAAACGTTGGTATGATGACTTATGAGCAGCTTAAAAAATTTGCTGGAAAGTGA
- a CDS encoding cytochrome c biogenesis CcdA family protein gives MKIDILVAATAGFMSFFSPCILPLIPVYVLYLFSQKGSRLKNSLLFVLGFSIVFVVLGVVAAAVGSVFSGYSFLLKKIAAIVIVLMGLVMLDLSPNFLKKIFIPIQGKGNLDINASPLILGMVLSISWTPCVGPVLTSILSMAALSETFLKGAMLLFIYSMGFAVPFLISSFLIDRLKAFFGMLNRYSRAVEYFTGALLIAFGMLAFFDKINFFR, from the coding sequence ATGAAAATAGATATTTTAGTGGCGGCGACAGCCGGTTTTATGTCTTTTTTCTCACCCTGTATTTTGCCGCTTATACCTGTGTATGTCCTATATCTTTTTTCTCAAAAGGGTAGCAGGTTAAAAAATAGCCTTTTGTTTGTTTTGGGATTTTCAATTGTCTTTGTTGTACTTGGAGTTGTTGCGGCTGCGGTAGGTAGTGTATTTTCTGGGTACAGTTTTCTATTGAAGAAGATAGCAGCAATAGTTATTGTTTTAATGGGTCTGGTGATGCTTGACTTGTCACCAAATTTTTTAAAAAAGATTTTTATACCTATACAGGGTAAAGGTAATTTGGATATTAATGCTTCACCGCTGATTTTAGGAATGGTTTTGAGCATAAGCTGGACACCCTGTGTAGGACCAGTTTTGACGTCTATTTTGAGCATGGCGGCACTATCTGAGACGTTTTTAAAAGGAGCGATGCTGCTTTTTATCTATTCGATGGGTTTTGCCGTGCCGTTTTTGATCTCAAGCTTTTTAATAGACAGGCTAAAAGCTTTTTTTGGTATGTTGAATAGGTATAGCAGGGCAGTAGAGTATTTTACAGGAGCCCTTTTGATTGCATTTGGCATGCTTGCGTTTTTTGACAAGATAAATTTCTTCAGATGA
- a CDS encoding type II toxin-antitoxin system PemK/MazF family toxin, translating to MEKVIQQNQNQPPLEIKRGDIFYADLAPHVGSEQGGIRPVLVIQNDIGNKYSPTVIVAAITSQIGKAKFPTHVEIRAGEFGLSRDSVILLEQIRTIDKVRLKNKVGKLSDEVMEKVNQAILISLGLIEWTAEGYDWKKKEGAGLKKA from the coding sequence GTGGAGAAAGTGATACAGCAAAATCAAAATCAACCACCACTTGAAATCAAAAGGGGAGACATATTTTATGCTGACCTTGCTCCACATGTTGGTTCTGAGCAGGGCGGCATAAGACCAGTTCTGGTAATTCAAAATGATATAGGGAACAAATACAGCCCAACTGTGATTGTGGCTGCGATAACTTCACAGATTGGCAAAGCTAAATTTCCAACGCATGTTGAGATTCGTGCGGGTGAGTTTGGCCTCAGCCGTGACTCTGTCATTTTACTTGAGCAGATCAGAACAATTGACAAAGTGCGGCTCAAAAATAAGGTTGGCAAGCTTTCTGATGAGGTCATGGAAAAAGTAAACCAGGCAATTCTGATAAGCCTTGGGCTAATAGAATGGACAGCGGAGGGATATGATTGGAAAAAGAAAGAAGGCGCAGGTTTAAAAAAGGCGTAA
- the alr gene encoding alanine racemase: MNKLSLYNRVWAEIDLDNLVYNLENIKKKILPQTKIMAVVKADAYGHGAVEISRVLVKNGVSMLAVAIIDEALQLRHFNFDVPILILGFTPFELSEQVVENEISQTVYTYEQAYYLSKAAQKIGKKAKIHIKVDTGMGRIGFLCCEQSVNTILNIAKLPNIELEGIFSHFSSADDPDSDDFTHEQFMKFENFVKELNKNGVYFKYKHIANSSAAIRFPQYQLDVVRLGLILYGLYPNSSLKEHINLKPVMSIKARVINVKEVPEGFPISYNRRYITTRKSKIATIPIGYADGFTRVGSSQRHVLIKGEFAKVVGSICMDQCMVDVTDIEDVKIGDEVVIIGKQGKNEILADHLAEQIGTINYEVVCSFSKRIPRVYIKDGRVVKILNYIL; the protein is encoded by the coding sequence ATGAACAAATTGTCGCTCTACAACAGGGTATGGGCGGAGATTGACCTTGACAATTTGGTATACAATCTTGAAAACATCAAGAAAAAGATTTTACCACAAACAAAAATAATGGCCGTTGTGAAGGCTGATGCATATGGACACGGAGCGGTTGAAATTTCAAGAGTACTTGTAAAAAATGGTGTTAGTATGCTCGCTGTGGCAATAATTGACGAGGCATTGCAGCTGAGACATTTCAATTTTGATGTTCCAATTTTAATTTTGGGTTTTACTCCTTTTGAACTGTCCGAGCAGGTTGTTGAAAACGAGATAAGCCAAACAGTTTACACGTATGAGCAGGCATATTATCTTAGCAAGGCAGCACAAAAGATAGGAAAAAAAGCCAAGATACATATCAAAGTTGATACTGGAATGGGAAGAATTGGATTTTTATGCTGTGAACAGAGCGTAAACACCATATTAAATATTGCTAAGCTGCCGAACATCGAACTTGAAGGAATATTCTCTCATTTTTCATCTGCAGACGACCCAGATTCGGATGATTTTACGCATGAGCAGTTTATGAAATTTGAAAACTTTGTGAAAGAACTCAATAAAAATGGGGTATACTTTAAATATAAGCACATTGCAAATAGCAGTGCGGCAATCCGTTTCCCCCAGTATCAACTTGATGTTGTAAGACTTGGTCTTATTCTATACGGGCTTTATCCAAACAGCAGCTTGAAAGAACATATAAACTTAAAACCTGTAATGTCTATCAAGGCAAGAGTTATCAATGTAAAGGAGGTGCCAGAAGGCTTCCCAATAAGTTACAACAGAAGATATATAACCACACGCAAAAGTAAAATTGCTACAATACCTATCGGTTATGCAGATGGTTTTACGCGTGTTGGAAGTAGTCAAAGGCATGTTCTCATAAAAGGTGAGTTTGCCAAAGTTGTTGGCAGTATATGTATGGACCAGTGCATGGTAGATGTGACCGATATCGAGGATGTGAAGATTGGTGATGAGGTTGTCATTATAGGAAAACAAGGGAAAAATGAGATTTTGGCTGATCATTTAGCTGAGCAGATTGGCACTATAAACTATGAGGTTGTGTGTTCGTTTAGCAAGCGAATTCCACGGGTTTATATCAAGGATGGGCGAGTTGTCAAAATATTAAACTATATCTTATGA